The Arachis hypogaea cultivar Tifrunner chromosome 16, arahy.Tifrunner.gnm2.J5K5, whole genome shotgun sequence genome contains a region encoding:
- the LOC112758680 gene encoding uncharacterized protein, with protein MKTRIMAFLTIPLLICLLSLPTSSSRVPGFVYTRTTGRCTPRYWSGKREAWPRMVPETSTVRKVFGSRVYERYRSDLTLVEATMRNDEEDNPFGGLLKEGTAALLNSYAREGFPYRPWQVKTLLIQALVSQAAASSQANQFSLANHACS; from the exons ATGAAGACAAGAATAATGGCCTTCCTCACAATCCCTCTTCTCATTTGTCTCCTTTCATTGCCTACTTCTTCTTCCCGCGTCCCTGGCTTTGTGTACACCCGCACCACCGGAAGATGCACTCCACG GTATTGGAGTGGGAAGAGAGAGGCGTGGCCTAGGATGGTCCCGGAGACATCAACGGTGAGAAAGGTGTTCGGGTCGAGGGTGTACGAACGGTACAGATCGGATCTGACGCTGGTGGAAGCGACGATGAGGAATGACGAGGAGGATAACCCCTTCGGAGGGTTATTGAAGGAAGGTACTGCGGCACTTTTGAACTCTTACGCCAGGGAAGGTTTTCCTTACCGTCCTTGGCAGGTCAAGACTCTTCTCATTCAAGCTTTGGTATCTCAAGCCGCTGCTTCTTCCCAAGCCAACCAATTCTCCCTCGCTAACCACGCTTGCTCCTAA